The genomic segment TTGTGAGCATGGCGTTCAAGTCAGCCGGGATCGGCATCGAATGGCGCGGTGCTGGAGAGGACGAGCGTGGGCTCTGCGCTGAATCCGGCAAGGTACTTGTTGCGATCAACCCGGTGTTCCACCGTCCTGCGGAAGTCGACCTGTTGGTCGGAGACGCTTCAAAAGCGGAAAGCAAGCTGGGCTGGCGTGCCGACACGACCCTCGAGCAACTCTGCGAAATGATGGTCGAGGCGGATCTGCGCCGCAATGAACTCGGCGCGTCCTTCTGAGGTGAAGTCCATGCGGGTACTGGTTACTGGAGGCGAGGGTTTCACTGGCAGATACATGCGAGCAGAACTCGAGGCCCACGGGCACGAGGTCGTGTCCATATCGCATCGCGCGGATGGCAGCGCGGACCTCGCGGTGGATCTATGTGATCGGGAGGCGGTGCGGAGCGCACTTTCGAATATTCGCGTCGACGCGGTCATCCATCTCGCGGCGATCGCATTCGTCGCTCATGGCGATGTCGAACAGATGTATCGCGTCAATATCGTGGGTACCCGCAACCTGCTCGAGGCGTTGTCCTCAGGTTCGCAGCCTCCGCGCGTCGTGCTGCTTGCAAGCAGTGCAAACATCTACGGGAACTCGGACTCCGAGGTCATCGATGAGAGCGTGCAGGCTAAGCCGGCCAACGACTATGCCGTCAGCAAGCTAGCGATGGAGTACATGGCGAAAACCTGGATGGACAGGTTGCCGATCGTGATCGCACGGCCGTTCAACTACACCGGAGTCGGACAGTCCAAGCAGTTTGTCATCCCGAAGATCGTGGATCATTACGTTCGACGGCAGCCGGTGGTGGAATTGGGCAACATCGATGTCATCAGGGATTTCCAGGATGTTCGCGATGTCGTGTCGACATACCGAAAGCTCATCGAATTGGCACCTGTCGGCGCTACGTTCAATCTCTGTTCCGGTATCGGCCATTCGCTGGGCGATGTCTTGCAGATGCTTGCCGAGCGCGTGGGTTATCGCATAAAGGTCGACGTGAATCCCCAGTTCGTGAGAAGTAACGAGGTGGTCCGGCTGGTCGGAGACTCAAGCAAAGTCAACGCGTTGATCGGGAGCGCGTCTCGCCGGACGTTGTCGGAGACGCTGGGCTGGATGGTGAAGCAGGCGGCCCCGAGTGGCGTGGCATCGGAGTAAAGAATGAGTAATCCCGGCCCTCGAACGGAGCCAGGTGTGCGCGCCAACGGACACCTCTCCGAGAAAGGAGGCTCCCTGCTTCGTCAGGGACGAACACCCCAAAGGTCCGGAACGGATCTCCTGCTGTACTGGCTCCCACGCGTCACGAAAGGACTCGTCGCAACGGTCCTTGTGCTGAACATCGTGCTGATGCTCATCTTCGTGTTCAAGGGTTACCGGGTCGATTTCCATTCCGATGCCGCCACAAAGAACCTGCTGGCCGAAGAGATCATCAGAACGGGTCAGCTTTTCCCGCGGGACTGGTACTTCGTCAACAGCGATATCTGGATTGTATTCAATCACCTTCTGATCGTTCCGCTTCTGGCATTCATGAAGAACGGCTACGCTGCGCACGCGTTGGCGGGCTGTGTATGGTCGGTTCTGATTCTTTGGGGCACATGGCTTTTTGCTGGACTCGCCACCAGCTCCCGATGGGCAAAGCTGGCGTCGATCGCAGTCGTAGCCGGTGCAGTGTCGTTCGCGGGTGCCGAGAATGTGTTCGGGCAGGTTGCCTATGGAAACATTTTCCTACTCGCCTGCCTCATCGCGTACACCAGCTGGCGAGCTTTGCAGGCTACAGGGCGTGCGTGCTGGATTTTCGCGCTCGCGAGCGCGGTGCTCATCGTGTTGACCTTCGCGGGCAATCCACAGCGTGCGATCGTGACGTACTTCATCCCTATCTGCGCCGCGGTGTCCGTCTACGGCGCCGTGGATCTGGCGACGAATGGCTGGCGTCTCGGGGCTCCCGCCTCCAGGGCGGCCGCACTTCTCGCGATCATCGGCGCGGCTGCTGCAGTAGGCATCGGCTGTCATCTTTGGCTGCTCGCCCGCGTCCTGGATGTCTCGGGCGCAGGAAACGCGCAGTGGCTGCCGTTCAATGCGATGTTGGGGAACGCAGGAAGCACTTTGCACGGACTGTTCGGGATTCTTGGAGGCATCCCTACGCCCGGGGCGGGCGTGACGAGCAAAGGGGGATTCTACGAAGGTATCCGCCTAGTGGTCGCCGGCGTGATTCTCGGGCTTACGCCTCTCGTTCTGGGATTCGCCTTGAGAAGGCGCGCTTCGTCGCTGCAGTTCGCAGGCCTGTTCGCCGCAGTTTCCCTGGCTCTGTTCCTGTTCCTCCAAGTCACGACTACGATCCCGCAAATGGTGGACCCCATAGGGAGTGCGCGGTATCTCATGCCTCCCCTCCTGATGATCCTCGTCCTGTCGGCGTCTGCCGTGGTATCACCGGATTTCGGGTGGCTCAAGCGTAGTGCCGGGGCAGGCATGCTGGCCGTCTTGGCAATCGGGTCGCTCGGGCCGGGTAATCCATTGTCGCGGCCTTTGAAGGAGCCGGTCGCCGAACCGTACGCAGGTGTTGTCGCGATGCTCGAGCGCGAAGGTCTTGCGTACGGTTATGCGAGCTACTGGAATGCAGGTGTACAGACGGTTCTGAGCAATGGTGATGTGCGTGCACGGGCGATTCTCATTGCAGGTGCATTGCCCGCTCCGATGCGTCATCTGTCGTCGAAGTTCTGGTACTCACCCCAGGCGTGGTCCGGTGAGACGTTCCTCATGTTGGAAGCCCACGAGGTTGCGGCAATTGATTGGGCGCTCATGGAGCAGTACGCGGGGCCCGCTTCGCGGCAGTTCCAGTTCGAACGATTCAGCGTCTTCGTTTACCCGCACAATCTGGCGAGTGTGCTACCCGGCTGGGTTTCAACGGTACCAGTGATTGCCCTGACGGAAGCGT from the Luteimonas fraxinea genome contains:
- a CDS encoding GDP-mannose 4,6-dehydratase; protein product: MNSARPSEVKSMRVLVTGGEGFTGRYMRAELEAHGHEVVSISHRADGSADLAVDLCDREAVRSALSNIRVDAVIHLAAIAFVAHGDVEQMYRVNIVGTRNLLEALSSGSQPPRVVLLASSANIYGNSDSEVIDESVQAKPANDYAVSKLAMEYMAKTWMDRLPIVIARPFNYTGVGQSKQFVIPKIVDHYVRRQPVVELGNIDVIRDFQDVRDVVSTYRKLIELAPVGATFNLCSGIGHSLGDVLQMLAERVGYRIKVDVNPQFVRSNEVVRLVGDSSKVNALIGSASRRTLSETLGWMVKQAAPSGVASE